One region of Cyanobium sp. M30B3 genomic DNA includes:
- a CDS encoding SMC family ATPase: MRPHRLELEAFGPYAEVVRVDFDPLARDGLFLIHGSTGAGKTYLLDALSFALYGEVSGERSVKGLRSDHAAPGQVPRVTLEFSAGGGRWRVQRQPACEVPRSRGEGTTTKPARAALWRLDPAATAGAEADAGAQKPVAGNVTEVRREVERLLGLDAAQFRQVILLPQGRFAEVLRAGAEQREALLKTLFDTVLYERVSRWLDDRAREAYVALLEGRRQLQSLAEQALAIAQPWSEDQPSAAEPSLDADPAAQAALHQHLHRLASGLAAELEQAETRSEALRRELAQRERLLERWRRRQAAEQGLQEAVDRQVAIDQLRQRLAGAERAEQLRPALESERQAAERLRQRDQQLAAAVAALADRRDRLVLLPAELMRLDLGSLPEPSQLTRCVAALAARCSELQALVALWAERQQGVRAMEDASAELAQLGHQVQKGEELLAQVQAALPQCQQRLQQARSAHDRLAGLEQAHRLSQEQLAGSAQLQAAAQQSAEAEAALLAAQRRQQQARTQVLELRQRQLEGMAARLAAGLSAGQPCPVCGSSRHPQPARTVDPGLGDTALQRADAHQQQADRAVQEAQGHSSALAAQLEALSRRWPLLLSDPQAVHGAAAQARLELDQARTLAAEGPALERQLADLEERMVAYQQRLQQRRLQRSQQEERLRGLQTQLAEQQARLEQGLGPHGGRNPEEILGQQCELQEQLAQLADGLQQRNQEASRAAELARRLAADLAAAGFSTAEALLAALAAAGERQGWQERIRAHDQALLQHQQQLADPDLQDLPSERPDLEVPAQQLAQAQQRRDALLQRQAQLSAALAGLAELAERQAAASDEVLRLQRQADQLHAVADRCLGRSSPHISLQRWVLSAYLEEICSYANQRLDLMTAGRYQLLLSDGSGQRRGSKAGLGLRVLDAFTGEEREVSSLSGGETFQASLALALGVADTVQAHSGGVRLDALFIDEGFGSLDPDSLQLAMDELDRLREGGRLIGLISHVAALRERIRSGIEVVASDRGSRLRVGVAGEEGLAPP; this comes from the coding sequence ATGCGCCCGCACCGCCTCGAACTGGAGGCCTTCGGGCCCTATGCCGAGGTGGTACGGGTGGACTTCGATCCCCTGGCCCGGGATGGCCTGTTCCTGATCCACGGCAGTACGGGTGCGGGCAAGACCTACCTGCTCGATGCCCTCAGCTTTGCCCTCTACGGCGAGGTGTCGGGCGAGCGCAGCGTCAAGGGCCTGCGCTCCGACCATGCCGCCCCTGGCCAGGTGCCGCGGGTGACGCTGGAGTTCTCCGCCGGTGGTGGCCGCTGGCGGGTGCAGCGCCAGCCGGCCTGTGAGGTGCCGCGCAGCCGCGGCGAGGGCACCACCACCAAGCCTGCCCGCGCCGCCCTCTGGCGGCTCGATCCTGCGGCTACGGCTGGGGCTGAGGCCGATGCCGGGGCACAGAAGCCGGTTGCCGGCAATGTCACCGAGGTTCGCCGCGAGGTGGAGCGGCTGCTGGGGCTGGATGCCGCCCAGTTCCGCCAGGTGATCCTGCTGCCCCAGGGGCGGTTCGCCGAGGTGCTGCGGGCTGGAGCCGAGCAGCGGGAGGCCCTGCTCAAGACCCTCTTCGACACGGTGCTCTACGAGCGGGTGAGCCGCTGGCTCGACGACCGCGCCCGCGAGGCCTATGTCGCCCTGCTGGAGGGGCGGCGCCAGTTGCAGTCCCTGGCCGAGCAGGCCCTGGCCATCGCCCAGCCCTGGAGCGAGGACCAGCCTTCAGCCGCTGAGCCGTCCTTGGACGCCGATCCCGCCGCGCAGGCCGCCCTGCACCAGCACCTGCACCGGTTGGCAAGCGGCCTGGCCGCCGAGCTGGAGCAGGCGGAGACCCGCAGCGAGGCCCTGCGCCGGGAGCTGGCCCAGCGGGAGCGGCTGCTGGAGCGCTGGCGGCGGCGCCAGGCGGCCGAGCAGGGGCTGCAGGAGGCGGTTGACCGGCAGGTGGCGATCGACCAGTTGCGCCAACGGCTGGCCGGGGCTGAGCGGGCCGAGCAGCTGAGGCCCGCCCTGGAGAGTGAACGCCAGGCCGCCGAACGGTTGCGGCAGCGCGACCAGCAGCTGGCCGCCGCCGTGGCCGCCCTGGCTGATCGCCGCGACCGGCTGGTGCTTCTGCCCGCCGAACTCATGCGCCTTGACCTGGGCTCCCTGCCGGAGCCCAGCCAGCTCACCCGCTGCGTTGCGGCCCTGGCTGCCCGCTGCAGCGAGCTGCAGGCGCTGGTGGCCCTGTGGGCGGAGCGGCAGCAGGGCGTCCGGGCGATGGAGGACGCCAGCGCCGAGCTGGCCCAGTTGGGCCACCAGGTTCAGAAGGGAGAGGAGCTGCTGGCCCAGGTGCAGGCGGCCCTGCCCCAATGCCAGCAGCGGCTCCAGCAGGCGCGCAGCGCCCACGACCGGCTGGCGGGACTGGAGCAGGCCCACCGCCTCAGCCAGGAGCAACTGGCGGGGTCGGCCCAGCTGCAGGCGGCAGCCCAGCAGAGCGCCGAAGCCGAGGCGGCCCTGCTGGCCGCCCAGCGCCGGCAACAGCAGGCGCGGACCCAGGTGCTGGAGCTGCGCCAGCGGCAACTGGAGGGCATGGCGGCCCGTCTGGCCGCAGGCCTGAGCGCGGGCCAACCCTGCCCGGTGTGCGGCTCCAGCCGCCATCCCCAGCCGGCCCGGACGGTGGACCCAGGCCTGGGCGACACCGCCCTGCAGCGGGCGGATGCGCACCAGCAGCAGGCGGATCGGGCGGTGCAGGAGGCCCAGGGCCACAGCAGTGCGCTCGCCGCCCAGCTCGAGGCACTCAGCCGCCGCTGGCCCCTGCTGCTCAGCGATCCCCAGGCCGTGCATGGGGCGGCGGCCCAGGCCAGGCTGGAGCTGGATCAGGCCCGCACCCTGGCCGCTGAGGGCCCAGCCCTCGAACGCCAGCTGGCCGACCTGGAGGAGCGCATGGTGGCCTACCAGCAGCGGCTGCAGCAGCGGCGGCTGCAGCGCAGCCAGCAGGAGGAGCGACTGCGCGGACTGCAGACCCAGCTGGCGGAGCAGCAGGCGCGGTTGGAGCAGGGCCTGGGGCCCCACGGCGGCCGCAACCCGGAGGAGATCCTGGGGCAGCAGTGCGAGCTGCAGGAGCAGCTGGCCCAGTTGGCCGACGGGCTGCAGCAGCGCAACCAGGAGGCCAGCCGGGCCGCCGAACTGGCCAGGCGCCTGGCGGCCGACCTGGCGGCGGCCGGCTTCAGCACGGCCGAGGCCCTGCTGGCGGCCCTGGCCGCCGCCGGCGAGCGCCAGGGCTGGCAGGAGCGCATCCGCGCCCACGACCAGGCCCTGCTGCAGCACCAGCAGCAGCTGGCCGATCCCGACCTGCAGGACCTGCCCAGCGAGCGCCCCGACCTGGAGGTGCCGGCCCAGCAGCTGGCCCAGGCGCAGCAGCGGCGCGACGCCCTGCTGCAGCGCCAGGCCCAGCTCAGCGCGGCGCTCGCGGGCCTGGCGGAGCTGGCTGAGCGCCAGGCGGCCGCCAGCGACGAGGTGTTGCGCCTGCAGCGGCAGGCCGACCAGCTGCATGCGGTGGCCGACCGCTGCCTGGGCCGCAGCAGTCCCCACATCTCCCTGCAGCGCTGGGTGCTCTCGGCCTACCTGGAGGAGATCTGCAGCTACGCCAACCAGCGTCTCGATCTGATGACCGCCGGCCGCTACCAGCTGCTGCTCAGCGATGGGAGCGGCCAGCGGCGCGGCAGCAAGGCGGGCCTGGGCCTGCGGGTGCTGGATGCCTTCACTGGCGAGGAGCGGGAGGTGTCCAGCCTCTCGGGCGGCGAGACCTTCCAGGCCTCCCTGGCCCTGGCCCTGGGGGTGGCCGACACGGTGCAGGCCCACAGCGGCGGCGTGCGGCTGGATGCCCTGTTCATCGACGAGGGCTTCGGCAGCCTCGACCCGGACAGTCTGCAGCTGGCGATGGACGAACTCGACCGCCTGCGCGAGGGGGGCCGGCTGATCGGCCTGAT